Proteins found in one Plectropomus leopardus isolate mb chromosome 9, YSFRI_Pleo_2.0, whole genome shotgun sequence genomic segment:
- the cd40lg gene encoding CD40 ligand produces MINTYQTSLAPPPVPPRLSRSHQVLIPGPLPSQGHSKYLVRFLVGVVLLQLFLSVGGFIYLYNKDQKFPPRSHSAKIKAGKADALSSELEEASNKVLARMVVKQRPHTPDQKPEPGYLQWDWEHSTLTNIRPYYNSWLTILQSGDYYVYSRVTFSRGDSKLPLASRVMLNKTANEEKIVMQSFCSLDSSDGTAVVPRLCTATQGEVITLEEGNRLSVWIQDLSLVNYEKEATTFGMYKLGDPM; encoded by the exons ATGATCAACACCTACCAGACCAGCCTGGCTCCACCGCCGGTGCCTCCACGCCTCAGCAGGTCTCACCAGGTCCTCATCCCAGGGCCACTTCCATCACAGGGCCACAGCAAGTATCTCGTCCGGTTTTTGGTCGGTGTGGTGCTGCTGCAATTATTTCTGTCGGTCGGAGGATTCATCTATCTGTACAACAAAGACCAAAAG TTTCCACCTCGGTCTCACTCCgctaaaataaaagcaggaaaag CTGATGCCCTCTCGTCAGAGCTTGAAGAAGCTTCCAACAAAGTTTTGGCGCGCATGGTGGTTAAGCAGCGACCACACACACCAGATCAGAAACCTGAAC cGGGTTACCTCCAGTGGGACTGGGAACACTCAACTCTGACGAACATCAGGCCTTACTACAACAGCTGGCTGACCATCCTGCAGTCAGGTGACTATTACGTCTACTCCAGGGTGACCTTCTCCAGGGGCGACTCCAAGCTCCCCCTGGCCAGCAGAGTGATGCTAAATAAGACAGCAAATGAGGAGAAGATTGTGATGCAGTCCTTCTGCAGCCTGGACAGCAGTGACGGGACTGCAGTGGTCCCTCGCCTGTGCACGGCCACACAGGGAGAGGTGATCACGCTGGAGGAGGGAAACCGGCTCAGCGTCTGGATACAGGACCTTTCACTGGTGAACTACGAGAAAGAAGCCACGACCTTTGGGATGTACAAACTTGGGGATCCTATGTGA